In a genomic window of Scyliorhinus torazame isolate Kashiwa2021f chromosome 5, sScyTor2.1, whole genome shotgun sequence:
- the LOC140419901 gene encoding uncharacterized protein, which produces MEKRWKCGDCGKGFRFPSQLEAHRRIHTGERPFTCSQCEKGFTDSSNLRTHQQVHTGERPLTSQCEKGFTISSSLRTHQLVHTGERPLTCSQCVKGFITLKSLQKHQRLHTGEWPFTCSQCEKGFTTSSNLQIHQRVHTGEKPFTCSQCEKGFATSSNLRKHQRIHTGERPFTCSQCEKGFTTSSNLQIHQRVHTGERPFTCSQCGKGFAQLSNLRRHQRVHRGDGVNLFLVREEIQISIRPAGTPASSQLEEAIHLL; this is translated from the coding sequence atggagaaacggtggaaatgtggggactgtgggaagggattcagattcccatctcagctggaagctcatcgacgcattcacactggggagaggccgttcacttgctctcagtgtgagaagggattcactgattcatcgaacctgcggacgcatcagcaggttcacactggggagaggccgctcacctctcagtgtgagaagggattcactatttcttcgagcctgcggacacaccagctagttcacactggggagaggccgctcacttgctctcagtgtgtgaaaggattCATTACTTTAAAgagcctgcagaaacatcagcgacttcacactggggagtggccattcacctgctctcagtgtgagaagggattcactacttcatcgaacctgcagatacatcagcgagttcacactggggaaaagccgttcacatgctctcagtgtgagaagggattcgctacttcatcgaacctgcggaaacaccagcgaattcacacgggggagaggccgttcacctgctctcagtgtgagaagggattcactacttcatcgaacctgcagatacaccagcgcgttcacactggggagaggccgttcacctgctctcagtgtgggaagggattcgctcagttatccaacctgcggagacaccagcgagttcacaggggAGACGGCGTTAACCTGTTCTTAGTGAGAGAagagattcagatatccatacgccCTGCaggaacaccagcgagttcacaactagaagaagccattcacctgctctga